The following proteins come from a genomic window of Proteiniphilum propionicum:
- a CDS encoding sigma-70 RNA polymerase sigma factor region 4 domain-containing protein, producing the protein MSKNAIAIGIYDNMDAEDIVQDVLADIWVNKQVLLDNKITHKESLNAFLIEKITGKIANLNKKHDRNISLDVPIANEKDILNNYIFDEEIEKIEWNEFSEILNTIIKELPTPLRFTSYLLLKKQYGEYDTARVMGVSTHQVKLYFDVAKKRINENLKKYYSFDFNIGKHDLKNSI; encoded by the coding sequence ATGTCAAAGAACGCTATAGCTATCGGGATTTATGACAATATGGATGCGGAGGATATTGTGCAAGACGTTCTGGCAGACATTTGGGTAAATAAACAAGTATTGTTGGATAATAAAATAACGCACAAAGAATCGCTTAACGCATTTTTAATAGAAAAAATAACCGGGAAAATAGCCAACCTAAACAAAAAACACGACCGGAACATTTCATTAGATGTGCCAATAGCAAATGAGAAGGATATATTGAATAATTATATTTTCGACGAGGAAATAGAAAAAATAGAATGGAATGAATTCTCCGAAATACTAAATACTATTATAAAAGAGCTACCCACCCCTTTGAGATTTACGTCTTATTTACTCCTAAAAAAACAATACGGCGAATATGACACGGCCCGTGTTATGGGCGTGTCCACTCATCAGGTAAAGCTGTATTTTGATGTAGCCAAAAAACGTATCAATGAAAATCTAAAGAAGTATTACTCGTTTGATTTTAATATTGGCAAGCACGACCTGAAAAACTCGATATAA
- a CDS encoding TonB-dependent receptor, translating to MTTLKRILLLFFILPALGVSAQHYTISGYITDKETGEQLISATVFDELSAKGNATNNFGFFSLTLPKGEVSLAFSYIGYQPEKQSFVLQRDTVVNIQLTLQNVLQEVTVVGHRSETGVRGSQMSAVEVPIAQIKNIPSLLGENDIIKALQLLPGVQSGTEGSAGLYVRGGGPDENLLLLDGIPLYNVNHMMGFFSVFNSEALKNVTLYKGSFPARFGGRLSSVVDVRMKDGDDKKISGTASIGTLSAKLQVEGPIVKEKTTFNVSLRRTYFDILAQPLIKYAARQEEDDTNYGGGYYFYDINAKFTHKFSDRDRLYLSIYTGDDAMHTKMRTKSTNSSTYESKEWQKMNWGWGNLVTSLRWSRVVGSKLFMNTTAAFTRYRSDLKMGYEDQYVDKSVTPHKTSKSETALKYDSGIHDWTAKVDFDYTPGPSHDIKFGTNYTYHTFSPDVSSIKVNDTDPNTQKIDTIVGSPKVYAHETMSYIEDNIALGELFKVNLGVHFSSFHVQKENYFSVQPRAGMRVMLAENFSAKAGYAYMNQYIHLLSNSSVSLPTDLWVPVTKKIKPMSSHQYSAGLFYTVPHVADFSVEGYYKTMDNLLEYKDGASFMGASSNWEDKVSMGRGVAYGVEFLAQRSFGNTSGWLGYTWSKADRIFDRPGHEINFGKVFPAKYDRRHDVSLTLMHKFSDRFDISGSWVYSTGNAATFGYQSYRTVPAPNYQESHYALQSVTYVESRNNFRYNNYHRMDLGVNFHKTTRRGWKRTWNISVYNVYNQLNPFFVYPSSKTEQTGSSESRSKTVLKQVSIFPVLPSVTYVVKF from the coding sequence ATGACGACATTAAAAAGGATCTTACTTTTGTTTTTTATTTTGCCGGCGCTGGGTGTGTCGGCACAGCATTACACCATTAGCGGATATATTACGGACAAGGAAACCGGCGAACAACTGATTTCCGCTACCGTCTTTGACGAATTATCGGCTAAAGGAAACGCCACGAACAATTTTGGCTTTTTTTCCCTCACCTTGCCTAAAGGCGAGGTTTCTTTGGCCTTTTCCTATATCGGTTACCAGCCCGAAAAGCAATCGTTTGTGTTGCAACGCGACACGGTTGTCAATATTCAACTCACCTTGCAAAACGTGTTGCAAGAAGTGACCGTGGTAGGGCACCGCTCCGAAACGGGAGTACGTGGTTCGCAAATGAGCGCCGTGGAAGTACCCATCGCACAAATCAAAAATATTCCATCGTTATTGGGTGAAAACGATATTATTAAAGCCTTGCAGCTGTTGCCCGGCGTGCAGTCGGGCACAGAAGGATCGGCCGGTTTGTATGTGCGGGGCGGTGGGCCCGATGAAAATTTGTTACTCCTGGACGGTATCCCGCTCTACAACGTGAATCACATGATGGGCTTTTTTTCCGTTTTCAACAGTGAAGCGCTTAAAAACGTAACGCTTTATAAAGGCAGCTTCCCGGCACGTTTCGGAGGACGGCTCTCCTCCGTGGTGGATGTGCGCATGAAGGACGGCGACGATAAAAAGATCAGCGGGACAGCCAGCATCGGGACACTTTCGGCGAAACTCCAGGTGGAAGGGCCCATCGTGAAAGAAAAAACCACATTTAATGTTTCGTTGCGCCGTACTTACTTCGATATTTTGGCCCAGCCGCTTATCAAGTACGCCGCCAGGCAGGAGGAGGACGATACGAATTACGGTGGCGGATATTATTTTTACGACATTAACGCCAAATTTACACACAAGTTTTCCGACCGTGACCGACTCTATCTCAGTATTTACACGGGAGATGATGCCATGCATACCAAAATGCGTACAAAATCTACCAATAGTTCAACGTATGAAAGCAAAGAATGGCAAAAAATGAACTGGGGTTGGGGTAACCTGGTTACGTCATTACGGTGGAGCCGTGTGGTGGGCAGCAAACTGTTTATGAATACTACTGCGGCATTCACGCGATACAGGTCTGACCTGAAAATGGGCTACGAAGATCAATACGTGGATAAATCCGTGACGCCCCATAAAACGAGTAAATCGGAAACGGCTTTGAAATACGATTCGGGTATCCACGATTGGACGGCTAAGGTTGACTTTGATTATACGCCCGGCCCGTCGCACGATATCAAGTTCGGCACAAACTACACGTATCACACGTTTTCACCCGATGTGTCGTCGATAAAGGTAAACGATACCGACCCCAATACGCAAAAAATCGATACGATTGTGGGAAGTCCTAAAGTGTATGCGCACGAGACCATGAGCTATATCGAAGACAATATTGCGTTGGGGGAATTGTTCAAGGTGAACCTGGGTGTGCATTTTTCGTCGTTTCACGTGCAAAAGGAAAATTACTTCTCGGTGCAACCGCGTGCGGGAATGCGGGTAATGTTGGCCGAAAACTTTTCGGCAAAAGCCGGTTACGCCTATATGAACCAATATATCCACCTGCTTTCGAACAGTTCGGTGAGTCTGCCTACCGATTTGTGGGTTCCCGTTACGAAAAAGATAAAACCCATGTCGTCACACCAATATTCGGCGGGCCTGTTTTATACGGTACCGCACGTGGCCGATTTTTCTGTAGAAGGGTATTACAAAACCATGGACAACCTGTTGGAGTACAAAGATGGAGCGTCGTTCATGGGAGCATCGTCCAATTGGGAAGACAAGGTCAGTATGGGGCGTGGTGTGGCTTACGGCGTGGAGTTCCTGGCGCAGCGGTCGTTCGGAAATACTTCGGGATGGTTGGGCTACACGTGGTCGAAAGCCGATCGTATTTTTGATCGGCCAGGACATGAAATAAACTTCGGAAAGGTTTTTCCTGCCAAGTATGACCGCAGGCACGATGTGAGCCTTACCCTCATGCATAAGTTCTCTGACCGGTTTGATATTTCGGGATCTTGGGTTTACAGCACGGGTAACGCTGCCACGTTTGGCTATCAGTCCTACCGCACTGTGCCCGCACCCAATTATCAGGAATCGCATTACGCCTTGCAATCTGTCACTTACGTGGAGAGCCGCAACAACTTTCGGTACAACAACTATCACCGCATGGATTTGGGCGTAAACTTTCACAAAACTACCCGGCGCGGGTGGAAGCGTACGTGGAACATCAGCGTATATAACGTGTATAATCAGCTGAATCCGTTTTTCGTGTATCCTTCGTCAAAAACGGAACAGACGGGGTCAAGCGAGAGCCGTTCGAAAACGGTGCTCAAGCAGGTGTCCATCTTTCCGGTATTGCCGTCGGTGACGTATGTGGTAAAGTTTTAA
- a CDS encoding efflux RND transporter permease subunit translates to MALNTAMIGMQVRQNLYGAESGDFSEDGNDYGIVVQYAPEHQNEVNKLKEMQVSNLLGQQIPLSAIADIVESLGPLEIQRQSQQRYVKTTADLNGVSLGEATNPFTLVGVILASFVTGITLSVTTFIGLIMLVGIVVNNGIVLVDYINMLRKRNYPLRDAVMEAGRSRLRPI, encoded by the coding sequence ATGGCCCTCAACACCGCTATGATAGGCATGCAGGTAAGGCAAAACCTTTACGGAGCCGAATCGGGTGATTTCAGCGAAGACGGGAACGACTACGGTATCGTAGTGCAATATGCACCGGAACATCAGAATGAAGTGAACAAACTGAAAGAGATGCAGGTCTCCAACCTGTTGGGACAACAAATTCCCCTGTCTGCCATAGCCGACATCGTAGAAAGCCTGGGGCCGCTGGAGATCCAGCGTCAATCGCAGCAACGATATGTTAAAACCACCGCCGACCTTAACGGTGTTTCGCTGGGTGAAGCTACCAATCCGTTTACGTTGGTGGGGGTCATTCTGGCGTCCTTCGTAACGGGAATAACCTTGAGCGTCACCACCTTCATCGGGTTGATCATGCTTGTAGGTATTGTGGTAAACAACGGTATCGTGCTCGTGGACTACATCAACATGTTGCGCAAGCGTAATTATCCGTTGCGCGATGCCGTAATGGAAGCCGGGCGTTCACGGTTGCGCCCCATTTAA
- a CDS encoding DUF4494 domain-containing protein — MYNWFECKIKYDKMLETGMQKTVTEPYLVDALSFTEAEARIIEEMKPFISGEFSVSDIKRVKYTDSFFNETGDRYYKAKLYFITLDEKSGSEKKTAVNMLVQASTLRETVDIVETEMKKTMIDYDIASVAETAIVDVFPYSAGPQKEKLE, encoded by the coding sequence ATGTACAATTGGTTTGAGTGTAAGATAAAATACGACAAAATGCTGGAAACCGGCATGCAAAAAACAGTAACAGAACCCTATTTAGTAGATGCTTTATCGTTTACTGAAGCGGAGGCGAGAATAATTGAAGAGATGAAGCCTTTTATTTCGGGAGAGTTTTCTGTCTCAGATATCAAACGAGTGAAGTATACCGACTCGTTCTTCAATGAAACGGGTGACCGCTACTACAAGGCGAAGTTGTATTTCATTACGCTCGACGAGAAAAGCGGATCGGAGAAAAAAACAGCTGTCAACATGCTGGTGCAGGCTTCTACGCTGAGAGAAACCGTTGATATAGTGGAGACGGAAATGAAAAAGACAATGATTGATTACGATATCGCATCGGTCGCGGAGACAGCAATTGTTGATGTTTTTCCCTATTCCGCCGGACCCCAAAAAGAGAAGTTGGAATGA
- a CDS encoding YggS family pyridoxal phosphate-dependent enzyme, protein MSIKTHINELRKAIMPEVKIVAVSKFHSASTVREAYDEGQRAFGESRVQELVVKQEQLPRDIEWHFIGNLQRNKVKQIAPFISLIHSLDSERLMLEIEKQGALNNRVIPCLLQIHIAEEETKSGFSPGECRQFLANGKWKECTHVRLKGLMGMATYTDDKDQIRREFQQLKSLFEEIKAGYFSNDPEFNELSMGMSGDYPIAIEEGSTMIRLGTLIFGER, encoded by the coding sequence ATGAGTATTAAAACCCATATAAATGAATTGCGAAAGGCAATTATGCCGGAAGTGAAGATAGTGGCGGTTTCAAAATTTCATTCCGCCAGTACTGTCCGGGAAGCTTACGATGAAGGACAGAGGGCCTTCGGCGAGAGCCGTGTGCAGGAACTGGTTGTAAAACAAGAGCAGCTGCCGCGTGATATTGAGTGGCATTTTATCGGCAACCTGCAACGCAACAAAGTAAAACAGATTGCCCCCTTTATCTCGCTTATTCACAGCTTAGACAGTGAACGGCTGATGCTTGAGATTGAGAAGCAGGGAGCTCTTAATAACCGTGTTATTCCATGTCTGCTTCAGATCCATATTGCCGAAGAGGAGACCAAATCGGGCTTTTCACCCGGTGAATGTCGGCAGTTTCTGGCGAATGGTAAATGGAAAGAGTGTACTCATGTTCGTCTTAAAGGACTTATGGGGATGGCTACATATACTGACGACAAAGATCAGATTCGCAGGGAATTTCAGCAGTTGAAATCACTTTTTGAAGAGATTAAAGCCGGTTATTTTTCAAATGATCCGGAGTTTAATGAACTGTCGATGGGGATGTCGGGCGATTACCCGATTGCCATTGAAGAGGGCAGTACGATGATACGACTGGGTACCCTCATTTTTGGAGAACGTTAG
- a CDS encoding DUF554 family protein, producing MIGTLVNTVAVLGGGIIGLLLKKRMPAVADNPVTPKRSVRVD from the coding sequence ATGATTGGAACCCTTGTAAATACAGTTGCCGTGCTGGGAGGCGGAATTATTGGACTTTTGCTGAAGAAACGGATGCCAGCTGTGGCAGACAATCCTGTCACACCGAAAAGGTCGGTGAGAGTGGACTGA
- a CDS encoding DUF554 domain-containing protein yields MIGTLVNTVAVLGGGIIGLLLKKRMPERVTSIYFQAIGLFTLVIGITMAIKMGNILIVVSSLAVGSLLGEWWDIEKGAERMSDNLKNHFHVGSEKFSEGLVTAFLLFCVGSMTILGTIQEGTGGSPDLLYTKSLMDFFSAILLSSAFGVGVVFSALPLFIFQAALTLLAGYAGSFFTDEIILGLTSVGGILLIGLGINILGIKKLRIMNMLPSLVIVVLLLWIFL; encoded by the coding sequence ATGATTGGAACCCTTGTAAATACAGTTGCCGTGCTGGGAGGCGGAATTATTGGACTTTTGCTGAAGAAACGGATGCCAGAGCGTGTAACCTCCATTTATTTTCAGGCGATAGGGCTTTTTACGCTGGTCATAGGAATAACAATGGCCATTAAGATGGGGAACATCCTCATTGTGGTGAGCAGCCTAGCAGTAGGGTCTCTGCTGGGCGAATGGTGGGACATAGAGAAAGGTGCCGAACGGATGAGCGACAACCTGAAGAATCACTTTCATGTTGGCAGTGAAAAATTCTCCGAGGGACTGGTTACGGCCTTTCTGCTGTTTTGCGTGGGGTCCATGACCATCCTGGGAACCATCCAGGAAGGCACCGGCGGCTCACCCGACCTGCTTTACACCAAATCGTTGATGGATTTTTTCTCTGCCATCCTGCTTTCCTCTGCATTTGGAGTGGGAGTTGTTTTCTCCGCACTCCCCCTGTTTATTTTTCAGGCGGCCCTTACCCTGCTCGCCGGATACGCCGGGAGCTTCTTCACCGATGAGATCATTCTCGGGCTCACCAGCGTGGGAGGGATACTACTCATAGGGCTGGGAATAAACATCCTGGGGATAAAGAAGCTACGCATCATGAATATGCTCCCATCACTGGTAATCGTAGTATTGCTACTCTGGATTTTTCTCTAA
- a CDS encoding DUF4249 domain-containing protein, translating into MNKKSIFCIILLCALLFCACEKEIEFKGDVKKPVLVLNGYLTPDENVTVHLSKSRFVMDDHTPYVSIENASVELYVNGVLKEKLVYGNEGNYAGQYRPRIGDEIEVRASAPGFEAVKAKTGIPQAPVFELADSTLTHTVKDVSSQFTDDPGYTFKQWEHVNKIRLRLKEEKNEENFYFIKAEHNLYDKDKSIGKELQKVELSKVLKGNISDTGNPLEEVLWGEEDSGYKRQLENIFSDALVNGKELFFNFEYYENLKTVMKRPNGNEEIINAGGPFTKEYVIALSSMSPDYYHFVVSAAKAYNVDENPFVEPVQVRTNVENGLGILGAYTTSRFVFRFEKYAEGGYSIQW; encoded by the coding sequence ATGAATAAAAAATCCATATTCTGTATTATTTTGCTCTGCGCACTCCTGTTCTGCGCCTGCGAAAAAGAAATCGAATTTAAAGGAGATGTAAAAAAACCGGTTCTGGTATTGAACGGTTATCTCACGCCCGATGAAAATGTAACGGTACATCTATCGAAAAGCCGTTTTGTCATGGATGACCATACGCCCTACGTATCTATCGAAAACGCTTCCGTAGAGCTATACGTGAACGGGGTGTTGAAGGAAAAGCTTGTTTACGGTAATGAGGGGAATTACGCCGGGCAATATCGTCCGCGAATTGGCGATGAGATTGAAGTCCGCGCATCGGCTCCGGGTTTCGAAGCGGTAAAAGCGAAAACCGGGATTCCGCAGGCTCCGGTGTTTGAATTGGCGGATTCTACCCTTACGCATACGGTAAAAGATGTTTCCAGCCAATTCACCGATGATCCGGGGTATACATTTAAGCAATGGGAGCATGTTAACAAGATCCGCTTACGCTTAAAAGAGGAAAAGAACGAGGAGAATTTTTATTTTATCAAAGCCGAACACAATTTGTACGATAAGGATAAGTCCATCGGAAAAGAGTTGCAAAAGGTAGAGTTGAGCAAAGTGTTGAAAGGAAACATTTCGGATACGGGTAACCCGCTCGAAGAAGTTTTGTGGGGAGAAGAAGATTCCGGTTATAAAAGGCAACTGGAGAATATTTTTTCCGATGCATTGGTGAACGGAAAAGAGCTGTTCTTTAATTTTGAATATTATGAGAACCTCAAAACCGTCATGAAAAGGCCAAATGGAAACGAAGAAATCATCAATGCCGGTGGTCCTTTCACGAAAGAATATGTTATCGCCTTATCCAGCATGTCTCCCGATTATTATCATTTTGTGGTTTCTGCCGCCAAAGCGTATAATGTGGATGAAAACCCTTTTGTGGAGCCGGTGCAAGTACGGACAAACGTGGAAAACGGATTGGGGATTTTAGGTGCATATACCACAAGCCGGTTTGTTTTTCGATTCGAAAAATACGCGGAGGGAGGCTATTCAATACAGTGGTAG
- a CDS encoding type II toxin-antitoxin system RelE/ParE family toxin: protein MDYNLVLKARAENELSDAISWYESQQRGLGLVFLNTIETYLNGIQQNPYQYPSRKIPYREAVVRKFPYIIIYEVVDNEVVVYSIFHTHRNPKNKT, encoded by the coding sequence ATGGATTATAACTTGGTGTTAAAGGCGAGAGCTGAAAATGAATTGTCGGACGCTATTTCATGGTATGAGAGCCAACAGCGAGGACTTGGCTTGGTTTTTTTGAATACTATCGAAACGTATTTGAATGGTATTCAACAAAATCCTTATCAGTATCCCTCGCGAAAAATTCCCTATCGGGAAGCCGTGGTCAGGAAGTTTCCCTATATCATTATTTATGAAGTGGTTGACAATGAAGTGGTGGTGTATTCAATCTTTCATACGCACCGTAATCCTAAAAATAAAACTTGA